One genomic window of Candidatus Omnitrophota bacterium includes the following:
- a CDS encoding glycosyltransferase, which produces MTRIDEYVPIVGQAVINDLRLLAERLEGRKVQHINSTAVGGGVAEILSRMVPLLRELGVDTRWDVIKGGEKFFEVTKRFHNALHGKEEKIDSGDFVTFMETGQRNIDEMDICGDIVFVHDPQPVMLVNKKSENKWIWRCHVDVSDPDEVVWKFLCDFIVKYNAAVFSAPEFAQKLPIRQFLISPSIDPLSDKNRELPQEVIDNALKKYGIDPDRPMITQISRFDRLKDPVGVIEAYMNVKKYTDCQLVLAGGGAADDPEGVSVYEECKEISAKDKDIHILWLAQNDIEINALQRASTVIVQKSIKEGFGLTVAEALWKGKPVVASHVGGIPLQITHKYSGLLCHSIEGAAFAIKQLLNSPGYAQKLGKNGREHIRNNFLITRHLREYMLLFLSLYHDEDVVRL; this is translated from the coding sequence ATGACAAGGATCGACGAATACGTCCCGATCGTAGGACAGGCGGTCATAAACGACCTGAGGTTGCTTGCCGAAAGGCTGGAGGGCAGGAAGGTCCAGCATATAAATTCGACCGCGGTCGGCGGCGGCGTCGCTGAGATATTGAGCCGCATGGTCCCGCTTTTGCGGGAACTCGGCGTCGATACCCGTTGGGACGTGATAAAGGGCGGCGAGAAGTTCTTTGAAGTCACCAAGAGATTCCATAACGCGCTGCACGGCAAAGAAGAGAAGATAGACAGCGGCGACTTCGTCACTTTCATGGAGACGGGGCAGCGGAATATCGACGAAATGGATATATGCGGCGATATAGTATTTGTCCATGATCCGCAACCGGTAATGCTTGTAAACAAAAAGTCAGAGAACAAGTGGATCTGGCGCTGCCATGTGGACGTATCGGACCCGGACGAGGTTGTATGGAAGTTTTTATGCGATTTTATAGTGAAATATAACGCCGCCGTATTTTCCGCGCCTGAATTTGCCCAGAAATTACCGATAAGACAATTCCTGATCTCGCCTTCTATCGATCCCCTGAGCGATAAGAACAGAGAGCTCCCGCAGGAGGTCATAGATAACGCATTGAAGAAATATGGTATCGATCCCGATAGGCCCATGATCACGCAGATATCGCGTTTTGACCGCCTTAAAGACCCGGTCGGAGTGATAGAGGCTTATATGAACGTTAAAAAATATACAGATTGCCAGCTTGTGCTGGCGGGGGGCGGAGCGGCCGATGACCCCGAAGGCGTATCGGTATATGAAGAATGCAAAGAGATCTCCGCGAAAGATAAAGATATACACATCCTTTGGCTGGCTCAAAACGATATTGAGATAAACGCGTTGCAGCGTGCCTCAACCGTCATCGTGCAGAAATCGATAAAAGAAGGCTTTGGCCTGACAGTTGCGGAAGCTTTGTGGAAAGGAAAGCCTGTGGTGGCTTCTCATGTAGGCGGTATCCCCTTACAGATAACGCATAAATATTCGGGGCTTCTTTGCCATTCGATCGAAGGCGCCGCTTTCGCTATAAAGCAGCTTTTAAACAGCCCCGGCTACGCGCAAAAATTGGGTAAGAACGGCAGGGAACATATAAGGAATAATTTTTTGATCACACGCCATCTCAGGGAGTATATGCTTTTGTTCCTTTCCCTATATCATGATGAGGATGTGGTCCGCCTGTAA
- a CDS encoding PAS domain S-box protein, with amino-acid sequence MRQEERTKEELIEEIKLLQKRIAEIEKPDDGRKQAEEKLRASEKRFRALFEQNKDAIFVADPQTRMLLDCNLQAEKLTGRSREEILSMRADHLHPKEAVDEIMAVFKRQASGDDVLGESYVLTKDGQKTPVSINTAIIEISGKQYLVGTFRDITERKKAEEALREQEKLLNDVGDIAKIGGWEMDIETGRATWTKGTYDIVEIGYNRPIPGLYKHVDYYLPEYREMVQEKIERLIETRRPMQFEAELRTAKGNIKWCRAVGEALVKDGRVVKLRGTFQDITELKKIEEENIRHMHELEVFYKASVGREERIIELKNEVERLKKESGNGR; translated from the coding sequence ATGAGACAGGAAGAGAGGACCAAAGAAGAGCTTATCGAAGAGATAAAGCTCCTGCAGAAGCGTATAGCGGAGATCGAAAAGCCGGATGACGGGCGCAAGCAGGCTGAGGAGAAGCTGCGCGCCAGCGAAAAACGTTTCAGGGCGCTGTTCGAGCAGAATAAAGACGCCATATTCGTCGCGGACCCGCAGACCAGGATGCTCCTTGACTGTAACTTGCAGGCCGAAAAGCTGACCGGGCGTTCGAGGGAAGAGATCCTGTCGATGCGCGCCGATCATCTTCATCCAAAAGAGGCGGTGGATGAAATAATGGCCGTATTCAAAAGGCAGGCTTCCGGAGATGATGTGCTCGGGGAGTCGTACGTTCTCACCAAAGACGGGCAGAAGACCCCGGTATCCATAAACACGGCCATTATCGAGATAAGCGGCAAGCAGTATCTTGTCGGGACGTTCAGGGATATCACAGAGCGCAAGAAAGCGGAGGAGGCGCTCAGGGAACAGGAGAAGTTGCTGAACGACGTGGGAGATATCGCAAAGATCGGCGGGTGGGAGATGGACATCGAAACGGGGAGGGCGACATGGACAAAGGGGACCTACGATATCGTGGAGATAGGGTATAACAGACCCATCCCCGGCCTGTACAAGCACGTGGACTACTACCTCCCGGAATATCGTGAGATGGTACAGGAAAAGATAGAGAGGCTTATAGAGACAAGGCGGCCCATGCAGTTCGAGGCGGAGCTCAGGACCGCGAAAGGCAATATCAAATGGTGCAGGGCTGTCGGCGAGGCGCTTGTTAAAGACGGAAGAGTCGTTAAGCTGAGAGGCACCTTTCAGGACATTACAGAGCTTAAAAAGATCGAAGAGGAGAACATAAGGCATATGCATGAGCTGGAAGTCTTTTACAAGGCAAGCGTAGGCAGGGAAGAGCGCATCATAGAGCTTAAAAACGAGGTGGAGAGGCTTAAGAAGGAATCCGGGAACGGCCGGTAG
- a CDS encoding proton-conducting transporter membrane subunit yields MLDILPKQLFLFDPLSVFFLFAISVISLPAAIYSFSYLNGKYSSARITLATFLLLVFILSMALVVTVNNLFVFLVFWEIMSLVSYFLVVFDTKHERSIRAGMIYIVMAHIGTAFLIAAFFIMYKHANSFDLFAIKDACRAMPARTKDAVFLLLLIGFGTKAGIVPLHIWLPYAHPQAPSHISSIMSGVMIKTAIYGIIRFVVFTLGVNSSWWGVLVLILAVISCLVGVIYALMEHDIKRLLAYHSVENIGIILLGVGLAIFFTSRGLPYLAVFSMIAGLYHLINHAIFKGLLFLCAGSVYKATGTRDIEKLGGLIKKMPQTAAYFLIGSMAISALPPLNGFVSEWMTLQAFFLGAFNVAGGARLFLGICAAMLALTGGLAAACFVKAFGVTFLGLPRSHYARDAKEVSLSMRACMLFLALLTAGFGLLAAVIIRYLAIVSGSATGVDVSGMSFSLSNFTVSPQIGRGIYLSAPLLALVLAALALAGFVVYRLYSKEKVRDRGTWDCGYYNLGPRNEYTATAFSKPFRIAFSFFLLPYRRTQKIRESFYHVKSFAYETHTTPVFRKFVYDPALAIVLKAAKSMRRIQPGSIHLYLAYIFSAVLLLIIFMSRF; encoded by the coding sequence ATGCTGGATATCTTACCGAAACAACTTTTTCTGTTCGATCCGCTTTCTGTATTCTTCCTCTTCGCGATCTCTGTCATTTCCCTGCCGGCGGCAATTTACTCTTTCAGTTATCTTAATGGCAAGTATTCATCCGCCAGGATAACCCTCGCCACATTCCTGCTGCTCGTTTTTATATTATCGATGGCCCTGGTAGTTACCGTGAACAACCTTTTTGTCTTTCTTGTATTCTGGGAGATCATGTCCCTCGTCTCCTATTTTCTTGTGGTCTTTGACACAAAGCACGAGAGGTCCATACGGGCAGGGATGATCTATATAGTGATGGCGCATATCGGCACCGCCTTTCTGATAGCCGCGTTCTTTATCATGTATAAACATGCGAATTCCTTCGATCTTTTCGCGATAAAAGATGCCTGCCGGGCGATGCCCGCACGGACCAAAGACGCGGTATTTTTACTGCTCTTGATCGGTTTCGGGACAAAGGCGGGGATCGTGCCATTGCATATCTGGCTGCCATATGCCCACCCTCAGGCGCCGAGCCACATTTCAAGCATCATGTCCGGGGTCATGATCAAGACGGCTATTTACGGGATCATCCGGTTTGTGGTATTTACCCTCGGCGTAAATTCTTCCTGGTGGGGAGTCCTGGTCCTGATCTTAGCGGTGATCTCCTGTCTTGTAGGTGTCATCTATGCGCTCATGGAGCACGATATAAAGAGGCTGCTTGCATACCATAGCGTGGAAAATATCGGGATAATACTGTTAGGGGTGGGGCTGGCGATTTTTTTTACAAGCAGGGGCCTGCCTTATTTAGCCGTCTTTTCCATGATCGCCGGCCTATACCACCTGATAAACCACGCCATCTTTAAAGGGCTGCTCTTCTTATGCGCGGGCAGCGTATATAAGGCGACAGGCACCAGGGATATAGAGAAATTGGGAGGGCTGATCAAAAAGATGCCGCAGACCGCGGCCTATTTTCTGATAGGGTCGATGGCGATCTCCGCTTTACCGCCCCTGAACGGTTTCGTGAGCGAATGGATGACTTTGCAGGCATTCTTTTTAGGGGCTTTTAATGTGGCGGGAGGAGCCAGGCTTTTCCTTGGGATCTGCGCCGCGATGCTGGCTTTGACAGGCGGCCTGGCCGCCGCATGTTTTGTCAAGGCATTCGGGGTGACTTTCCTGGGGCTTCCCAGGAGCCATTATGCCCGGGATGCGAAAGAGGTCTCACTTTCCATGAGGGCCTGCATGCTCTTCCTGGCGCTTTTGACCGCAGGTTTTGGCCTGCTGGCCGCGGTGATCATCAGGTACCTGGCGATAGTTTCCGGGTCGGCAACCGGTGTCGATGTAAGCGGCATGAGTTTTTCCCTTAGCAATTTCACAGTCAGCCCGCAGATAGGCCGCGGCATATATCTTTCCGCCCCTTTGCTTGCGCTCGTATTGGCCGCGCTCGCCCTTGCGGGGTTTGTCGTGTACAGGTTATACAGTAAAGAGAAGGTGAGAGATCGCGGGACATGGGATTGCGGTTACTATAATTTAGGTCCGCGCAACGAATATACGGCAACCGCTTTTTCCAAGCCGTTCAGGATCGCCTTCAGTTTTTTTCTTTTGCCTTACCGCAGGACGCAGAAGATAAGGGAGTCGTTCTATCATGTTAAATCGTTCGCCTATGAGACGCACACCACTCCCGTATTCAGGAAATTCGTTTACGACCCGGCGCTTGCCATTGTGTTGAAAGCCGCTAAGTCCATGAGAAGGATACAGCCGGGAAGCATCCATCTCTATCTGGCGTA